Proteins from a genomic interval of Marinitoga sp. 1197:
- a CDS encoding ABC transporter permease — protein sequence MTAYIIRRLLLLPLIIFGVTLIVFSMMQLLGEDQLLAAYVDPNSLDKMSVEELEMVKEKYGLNDDPFTRYVKWIESVARGDLGWSIVGKEPVTDAILNRLPSTVELALFSIFPIIGIGVWLGVQAALHRNKWQDHLIRIFSIVGWSFPDFVFGLVILMVFYSWLGWFPPGRISLDIENIIKSPDFHQYTKLITIDGLLNGRIDVFWDGLRHLIGPILTLSYLWWAYLIRITRSSMLEVLSKDYVRTARAKGLSEKVVIHKHAKRNALIPVATVAGSMIIGLIMGVIIVETIFVRPGIGSFAAKAAGQLDYASIMGMLLFSSLLLIVGNLIIDISYALIDPRIRYE from the coding sequence ATGACGGCGTATATTATCAGGAGGTTATTATTACTACCTCTTATAATTTTCGGAGTAACCTTAATAGTTTTCTCCATGATGCAATTGCTTGGAGAAGACCAGTTGTTAGCTGCATATGTGGACCCTAATTCTCTTGATAAAATGTCAGTAGAAGAATTAGAAATGGTAAAAGAAAAATATGGATTAAACGATGATCCATTTACGCGATACGTAAAATGGATCGAATCTGTTGCACGTGGTGATCTTGGTTGGTCTATAGTTGGTAAAGAACCAGTAACTGATGCAATATTAAACAGATTACCATCGACAGTGGAACTTGCATTATTTTCAATTTTTCCTATTATTGGTATTGGAGTGTGGCTTGGAGTTCAGGCAGCATTGCACAGAAATAAGTGGCAGGATCACTTAATAAGAATATTTTCTATAGTTGGATGGTCCTTTCCAGATTTTGTATTTGGTCTGGTAATATTAATGGTATTTTATAGCTGGCTCGGATGGTTCCCCCCTGGAAGAATTAGTCTGGATATTGAAAACATAATAAAATCTCCAGACTTTCATCAATATACAAAATTAATCACTATTGATGGATTATTAAATGGAAGAATAGACGTATTTTGGGACGGATTGAGACATTTAATAGGTCCAATATTAACATTATCCTACTTATGGTGGGCATACTTAATAAGAATTACAAGATCATCAATGCTGGAAGTTTTAAGTAAAGATTATGTAAGAACTGCAAGAGCAAAAGGATTATCAGAAAAAGTAGTTATACATAAACATGCAAAAAGAAATGCATTAATACCAGTAGCAACAGTTGCTGGCTCCATGATTATTGGGTTAATAATGGGTGTTATTATTGTAGAAACAATATTTGTAAGACCTGGTATTGGAAGTTTTGCAGCAAAAGCTGCAGGACAACTCGATTATGCTTCTATAATGGGAATGTTATTATTCTCATCATTGCTTTTGATAGTTGGAAACTTGATAATCGATATATCATACGCATTAATTGATCCAAGAATTAGATACGAGTGA
- the aroA gene encoding 3-phosphoshikimate 1-carboxyvinyltransferase, giving the protein MKIKPIRKIRAKIIVPADKSITHRTLILSSMAKNESIIHNLLNAKDTKRTYNILKKLGVKFKGDSNKLIVVPKNIKEIESPLYCGNSGTTARLMSGFLASKNGLFILYGDKSLSKRPMKRIIEPLNLMGAEIKSRNERMPLIIKGGELKAIEYEMPIPSAQLKSSIILAGLKANGETIIKGDKGTRDHTERLLKFMNANIEIKKDSIRIRKSDLEPLNFKIPGDFSSASFFITLAILHPNAKIEINNVNLNHTRIGILKILEKMNANVYYEIHENEPEPIGKIIAETSNDLKGIVIPEKLIPNAIDELPLLSLIGAKAQGKTVLKKAKELRVKESDRIKSVVENMKNIGINIKELEDGFEIEGKQKIIGGKIKTYNDHRIAMMFSIAGLISEEGIEIDNTVSVNVSFPGFYKVLLNITEESKKFE; this is encoded by the coding sequence ATGAAGATAAAACCGATAAGAAAAATAAGAGCAAAAATAATAGTTCCAGCTGATAAGTCAATAACCCATAGAACATTGATACTATCTTCTATGGCGAAGAATGAAAGTATAATACATAATCTTTTAAATGCTAAGGATACAAAAAGAACATATAATATATTAAAAAAGTTAGGTGTAAAATTCAAAGGAGATTCTAACAAGCTGATAGTAGTACCAAAAAACATAAAAGAAATAGAAAGCCCATTATATTGTGGAAATTCAGGAACAACAGCCCGTTTAATGAGTGGCTTTTTAGCATCTAAAAATGGATTATTTATATTATATGGAGATAAATCGTTATCAAAAAGACCTATGAAAAGAATAATTGAACCATTGAATTTAATGGGAGCAGAAATAAAATCAAGAAATGAGAGAATGCCATTAATAATTAAAGGTGGTGAATTAAAGGCTATTGAGTATGAAATGCCTATTCCAAGTGCTCAATTAAAATCTTCTATAATTCTTGCTGGATTAAAAGCTAATGGAGAGACAATAATAAAAGGGGATAAAGGAACGCGAGATCATACTGAAAGATTATTAAAATTTATGAATGCAAATATTGAAATAAAAAAAGATTCAATTAGAATAAGAAAATCTGATCTTGAGCCATTAAATTTCAAAATCCCGGGTGATTTTTCTTCAGCTTCTTTCTTTATAACCCTTGCAATATTACATCCAAACGCAAAAATAGAAATAAATAATGTAAATCTTAATCATACAAGAATAGGAATTTTAAAAATATTAGAAAAAATGAATGCAAATGTTTATTATGAAATTCATGAAAACGAGCCAGAACCAATTGGAAAAATAATAGCTGAAACTTCTAATGATTTAAAAGGGATTGTGATTCCTGAAAAATTAATCCCAAATGCCATAGATGAACTACCTTTACTATCTTTAATTGGAGCTAAAGCACAGGGGAAAACAGTACTAAAAAAAGCTAAAGAATTGAGAGTAAAAGAAAGTGATCGTATAAAATCAGTTGTTGAAAATATGAAAAATATAGGAATTAACATTAAAGAATTAGAAGATGGATTTGAAATAGAGGGAAAACAGAAAATAATTGGTGGGAAAATAAAAACGTATAATGATCATAGAATAGCAATGATGTTTTCAATAGCTGGATTAATAAGTGAAGAGGGAATAGAAATAGACAATACAGTGTCTGTAAATGTTTCTTTTCCAGGGTTTTATAAAGTTTTACTTAATATTACTGAAGAAAGTAAAAAATTTGAATAA
- a CDS encoding ABC transporter substrate-binding protein, with protein MKKLLVALLLVFSIFTFAAVMNPNTIVDVTIGEPDTLDPHQAYDTASGEVIYNVYDNLIQYKGSSLSEFEPRIAESWEIDGNTVKFKIRKGVKFHSGNELTPYDVEYTFERALIGNPGGGPIWMLYEVFFGDYFSLKSAVKGLTGKSWSELVNPETKEPVNDEAKQILLDFYEKYINSKVEVDGDYVVFHLAAPKVYFLNIIAQGSSWGAILDSKAAMGLGLWDGKADGWWKFHDWKKEDSPLYAKEIGSGPYELVEWNRAEQKVTLKAFPEYWRGPAKVENVVIWGVDEWSTRKALLEKGEADIVAVPAQYLSQIKGNPDIEIIEGLPSVSVTTLNFNWQVKPDSPYIGSGKLDGNGIPVDFFADKNVRLGFIYSFDYKKMIDEVLDGYGELVPTAMPKGFLGYDDNLPKPKFDLKEATKYFKRAFRGQLWRKGFKMTILYNTGNAARQKSAELLADSLKKINAKFQAEVRGVQWPTFLDARKNGKMPLYILGWLADYPDPNNFIYTFYHSNGDYGYYFGEKYAQFANKPQAFFGGKTLNEMIEEAASLTDPKAREEIYIKVQEFVIREGLGVPLYQPVGVRVHRKWLKGWYPNSIRPGDDYYAYWKSDE; from the coding sequence ATGAAGAAACTTTTAGTAGCATTATTGTTAGTATTTTCTATCTTTACATTTGCAGCAGTTATGAACCCCAATACAATCGTTGACGTAACAATTGGGGAACCAGACACATTAGATCCACATCAAGCATATGATACAGCAAGTGGAGAAGTTATTTATAACGTATATGATAACTTAATTCAGTACAAAGGTTCAAGCTTAAGTGAATTTGAACCAAGAATAGCAGAATCATGGGAAATAGACGGAAATACAGTAAAATTCAAAATCAGAAAAGGGGTTAAATTCCACAGCGGAAACGAATTAACACCATATGACGTAGAATACACATTTGAAAGAGCATTAATTGGAAATCCTGGTGGAGGACCAATCTGGATGTTATACGAAGTATTCTTTGGAGATTACTTCAGCTTAAAATCAGCAGTAAAAGGATTAACTGGAAAATCATGGTCAGAATTAGTAAATCCTGAAACAAAAGAACCAGTAAATGATGAAGCAAAACAGATATTATTAGATTTCTATGAAAAATATATAAATTCAAAAGTTGAAGTAGATGGAGATTACGTAGTATTCCATTTAGCAGCACCAAAAGTATACTTTTTAAACATCATAGCTCAGGGTTCATCATGGGGAGCAATATTAGACAGTAAAGCAGCAATGGGATTAGGATTATGGGACGGAAAAGCAGACGGATGGTGGAAATTCCATGATTGGAAGAAAGAAGATTCACCATTATATGCAAAAGAAATAGGTTCAGGACCATACGAATTAGTAGAATGGAACAGAGCAGAACAGAAAGTAACATTAAAAGCATTCCCAGAATACTGGAGAGGTCCAGCAAAAGTTGAAAACGTAGTTATCTGGGGAGTAGATGAATGGTCAACAAGAAAAGCATTATTAGAAAAAGGTGAAGCTGATATTGTAGCAGTTCCAGCACAATACTTAAGCCAGATAAAAGGAAATCCTGATATAGAAATTATCGAAGGATTACCAAGTGTATCTGTAACAACATTAAACTTCAATTGGCAGGTAAAACCAGATTCTCCATATATTGGAAGCGGAAAATTAGATGGAAATGGAATACCTGTAGATTTCTTTGCAGATAAAAATGTAAGATTAGGATTCATATATTCATTTGACTACAAAAAGATGATCGATGAAGTATTAGATGGATATGGCGAATTAGTACCAACAGCAATGCCAAAAGGTTTCTTAGGATATGACGATAATTTACCAAAACCAAAATTCGATTTAAAAGAAGCAACAAAATACTTCAAGAGAGCATTTAGAGGACAATTATGGAGAAAAGGTTTCAAAATGACAATACTTTACAACACAGGAAACGCAGCAAGACAAAAATCAGCAGAATTATTAGCAGATTCTTTAAAGAAAATAAATGCAAAATTCCAGGCAGAAGTTAGAGGTGTTCAGTGGCCAACATTCTTAGATGCAAGAAAAAATGGTAAAATGCCATTATACATCTTAGGTTGGTTAGCAGATTATCCAGATCCAAACAACTTTATTTATACATTCTACCACAGTAATGGTGACTATGGTTATTACTTTGGTGAAAAATATGCACAATTTGCAAACAAACCACAGGCATTCTTTGGTGGAAAAACATTAAATGAAATGATAGAAGAAGCAGCATCATTAACAGATCCTAAAGCTAGAGAAGAAATCTATATTAAAGTACAGGAATTTGTAATCAGAGAAGGATTAGGTGTTCCATTATATCAACCAGTAGGTGTAAGAGTACATAGAAAATGGTTAAAAGGTTGGTATCCAAATTCAATTAGACCAGGTGACGATTATTACGCATACTGGAAATCAGATGAATAA